From Pelmatolapia mariae isolate MD_Pm_ZW linkage group LG22, Pm_UMD_F_2, whole genome shotgun sequence, a single genomic window includes:
- the LOC135933563 gene encoding CD209 antigen-like protein E, whose translation MMSRPQSFIEGEAPDSQHAKSNRGSKVTAERVALVVLCILLAAALIIICCLSLDKIRTNKELENLKHHKMKCESNLTETLSKIKPCSMVQPTFPVPKVINGPCTKCVEGFELHGGKCYYFSISKSSWNKSRDECGAKGGDLVKIDSREEQTFLERRLRDVMTEVQDKFWIGLTDSAVEGRWVWVDGSSLDQSLEFWSKGEPDNWKSEHPDGEDCVRMGEKGGAKDLKCWFDAVCSKPHRSICEEAGSDGQYVCL comes from the exons ATGATGAGCCGTCCGCAGAGCTTCATAGAAG GTGAAGCTCCTGACTCTCAGCACGCAAAATCAAAcagagggtcaaaggtcactgcAGAGAGAGTGGCACTGGTGGTTCTCTGTATCCTGCTGGCAGCTGCTCTCATCATTATTTGTTGCCTCT CGCTTGACAAAATTAGAACGAACAAAGAGCTCGAAAACCTGAAACATCACAAAATGAAGTGTGAAAGTAATCTGACAG AGACTCTCTCTAAGATAAAACCATGCAGCATGGTGCAGCCGACCTTTCCAGTACCTAAAGTAATAA ATGGTCCTTGTACTAAATGTGTAGAAGGCTTCGAGCTACATGGAGGAAAGTGCTATTACTTCTCCATCAGTAAATCATCCTGGAACAAGAGCAGAGATGAGTGTGGAGCTAAAGGAGGAGACCTGGTTAAGATAGACAGCAGAGAGGAGCAG ACTTTCCTGGAGAGAAGACTGAGAGATGTAATGACTGAAGTTCAGGACAAGTTCTGGATCGGACTGACAGACTCCGCAGTAGAGGGCAGATGGGTGTGGGTGGACGGATCATCACTGGATCAAAG TTTGGAGTTTTGGAGCAAAGGTGAGCCAGACAATTGGAAAAGTGAACATCCTGATGGAGAGGACTGTGTGAGGATGGGAGAAAAAGGCGGAGCTAAAGATCTGAAGTGTTGGTTTGATGCAGTTTGCTCAAAGCCTCACAGAAGTATTTGTGAGGAAGCAGGATCCGATGGACAGTATGTATGTTTGTAA